ATCCAATACCAAAATTTAAGCCAATAGAAAAATCATCTTGGATACTACCAATGGTTGCGTTTTGGAAATTACTATCGACGATATATTGTAATGATGGTCCACCAAAGATATGAAAGGGGCCTAGAATATTAATTCCAACCAATAAAGGGGCGTCTAATTTTTTTAATTCGAAAGTACCTGCAGCGTAATCACTCTTTGTTGCTGTGTAAACTAATTCTGGTCTAAAATAAATTTTTGTGCCAAGTTTACCAAATACGCCGATGTGATACCCTATGTTTCTATCAGAATTCTGGTAATTATTGGTGATAGATTCAAAATAATCTCCATTACCATTGTAGTTTAGGCCGCCTTTAAAGCCAAACCCACTTTCTGTTTGAGCGTAAATACATGTCGAAAATAATAGCGTTGTAATTGATGTTATAATTAAATTTCTCATAGATTAATGTTTTTTTGATGAACACAAATTATAACGTTTATTATGTCCATATATTTTAAATACTGAACTACAATCGACTACAGAACAAAAAAAAGCGTTTAAAACTATTAGTTTTAAACGCTTATATGTAAGAGCGGTTTTTAGTCTATTTTCTTTTAATAACGCGTTCGCAAGCATTAATAATAGCTTCAGCATTTAAACCATATTTCTCCATAAGTTGTGCAGGAGTACCAGATTCCCCAAAGGTGTCATCTGTAGCAACAAACTCTTGAGGTGTCGGTTGATTTTGTGATAGTATTCTAGAAACACTTTCGCCTAAACCTCCTAGCTTATTATGTTCTTCTGCGGTAACAATACATTTTGTTTTCTTAACAGATTCAATAATAGCATTCGCATCTAATGGTTTTATAGTATGGATGTTTATAACCTCCGCAGAAATACCTTTTTCATTTAAAACCTTAGCAGCTTCTAATGCTTCCCAAACTAGATGACCAGTAGCAACGATAGTCACATCAGTACCATCTTGTAAATGTACTGCTTTTCCAATTTCGAATTTTTGATCAACAGATGTAAAATTAGCAACTTTTGGACGTCCGAAACGTAAATAAACAGGACCGTCATGTTCTGCAATAGCTATTGTAGCGGCTTTAGTTTGATTGTAATCACAAGTATTAATTACAGTCATTCCTGGAAGCATTTTCATTAATCCAATATCTTCAAGGATTTGGTGTGTTGCACCATCTTCACCTAAAGTTAAACCGGCGTGAGAGGCACAAATTTTTACGTTTTTATCAGAATAAGCAATACTTTGTCTTATTTGATCGTAAACACGTCCAGTAGAAAAGTTAGCAAATGTACCTGTAAAAGGAATTTTTCCTCCAATAGTTAAACCTGCTGCAATACCCATCATGTTAGCTTCCGCAATTCCAATTTGAAAAAAACGTTCTGGGTTTTCTTCTATAAATTGATCCATTTTTAAAGAACCAATTAAATCTGCGCAAAGTGCTACAACATTTGGATTTGTTCTTCCTAATTCTGTTAATCCGTCTCCAAAACCTGACCTTGTATCTTTACTTCCTGTATTTGTATATGTTTTCATTTTGTCTTAATTCAAGTTGATTAATAGTCCCCTAACGTTTCAGGGTTTTGTTCTAATCCAGTAGCTAATTGCTCATCATTAGGTGCTTTTCCATGCCAAGCATGAGTATGCATCATAAAATCTACGCCATTACCCATTACTGTTTTTAGTAATACGCATACTGGTTTTCCTTTTCCTGTTAAGCTCTTTGCTTCTGCCATTCCTTTTAAAATAGCATCAATGTTATTGCCTTCTTCTATGTCTAAAACAATCCATCCAAAAGCTTCAAATTTGGCTCTAAAACTTCCCATTGGTAAAACAGTATCAGTAGACCCGTCAATTTGCTGACCATTTAAATCGATAGTTGCGATAATGTTATCTACTTTTTTTCCTGAAGCATACATAATTGCCTCCCAGTTTTGACCTTCTTGCATTTCGCCATCACCATGTAAACTATAGACTAAATGCTTATCACCATTTAATTT
This portion of the Olleya sp. Bg11-27 genome encodes:
- a CDS encoding outer membrane beta-barrel protein: MRNLIITSITTLLFSTCIYAQTESGFGFKGGLNYNGNGDYFESITNNYQNSDRNIGYHIGVFGKLGTKIYFRPELVYTATKSDYAAGTFELKKLDAPLLVGINILGPFHIFGGPSLQYIVDSNFQNATIGSIQDDFSIGLNFGIGFSLNKIGIDLRYERGFNNNEATIINNNISSLNPNRLDTRPEQLILSLSVML
- a CDS encoding transketolase family protein; translated protein: MKTYTNTGSKDTRSGFGDGLTELGRTNPNVVALCADLIGSLKMDQFIEENPERFFQIGIAEANMMGIAAGLTIGGKIPFTGTFANFSTGRVYDQIRQSIAYSDKNVKICASHAGLTLGEDGATHQILEDIGLMKMLPGMTVINTCDYNQTKAATIAIAEHDGPVYLRFGRPKVANFTSVDQKFEIGKAVHLQDGTDVTIVATGHLVWEALEAAKVLNEKGISAEVINIHTIKPLDANAIIESVKKTKCIVTAEEHNKLGGLGESVSRILSQNQPTPQEFVATDDTFGESGTPAQLMEKYGLNAEAIINACERVIKRK
- a CDS encoding transketolase, which produces MASTQQLEDLTTQVRRDILRMVHKVNSGHPGGSLGCAEFLVALYQDIMDRKEGFDMNGIGEDLFFLSNGHISPVFYSVLARSGYFPVEELNTFRLINTRLQGHPTTHEGLPGIRIASGSLGQGLSVALGAAQAKKLNGDKHLVYSLHGDGEMQEGQNWEAIMYASGKKVDNIIATIDLNGQQIDGSTDTVLPMGSFRAKFEAFGWIVLDIEEGNNIDAILKGMAEAKSLTGKGKPVCVLLKTVMGNGVDFMMHTHAWHGKAPNDEQLATGLEQNPETLGDY